A part of Acidobacteriota bacterium genomic DNA contains:
- a CDS encoding PQQ-binding-like beta-propeller repeat protein: protein MLRYCPARRILLVVAAVLAVAAPAAAQSPDGEALFEEHCAACHLGDVVPRALAIDNMRAMTPAAIVGALTDGVMMQQGAELSPAERSAVAEFITGRTVEADAGPAAGACVAGSAADWAGLDGGAQWNGWGVDVRNARFQPAEHALLPAGDVQRLQLKWAFGYADVASAQSQPTVVGGRLFVASVNGEVYALDARTGCTYWTFSAQSGVRSAMTVARLADGRHALLFGDFNANVYALDAGTGEEIWRRDVDDHSGARITGAPVLHEDRLYVPVSSLEEVLAADPEYACCTFRGSVVALDVDTGDVAWKTYTIAETPAPRGRNPEGAFLMGPAGAAVWSAPTIDARRRLVYAATGNAYTEPAADTSDAIMAFDLDTGAIRWTRQFTPGDAFIICRPGNPNCPEESGPDFDFGASPVLVTMSDGRELLVVGQKSGISFGLDPDQDGAIAWQYQVGPGSALGGIEWGFAVDDEKAYFANSGFLTPEPGGLAAVRLRTGELVWYSEPHAPVCDQCSPALLAAITAIPGVVFSGAMDGLFRAYDADNGAVLWEFDTNGDHATVNGVPAKGGSINGPGPVVVDGMVYVNSGYAAFGGRGGNVLLAFGVD from the coding sequence ATGCTTCGTTACTGCCCGGCCCGTCGGATTCTCTTGGTTGTTGCCGCCGTTCTGGCCGTCGCCGCGCCAGCCGCGGCTCAGAGCCCCGACGGCGAAGCGCTGTTCGAGGAACACTGCGCCGCGTGCCATCTCGGTGACGTGGTGCCGCGCGCGCTGGCCATCGACAACATGCGGGCGATGACTCCTGCCGCCATCGTCGGAGCCCTGACCGATGGGGTCATGATGCAGCAGGGGGCGGAGTTGAGCCCGGCGGAGAGGAGCGCCGTGGCGGAGTTCATCACGGGACGCACCGTTGAAGCGGATGCGGGCCCTGCCGCCGGCGCCTGCGTGGCGGGGTCCGCCGCCGACTGGGCGGGTCTGGACGGAGGCGCGCAGTGGAACGGCTGGGGCGTCGATGTCAGAAACGCGCGGTTCCAGCCGGCCGAACATGCTCTGCTGCCGGCCGGCGACGTCCAGCGGCTACAGCTCAAGTGGGCGTTCGGCTACGCCGACGTGGCATCCGCGCAGTCGCAGCCTACGGTTGTCGGCGGGCGCCTGTTCGTCGCGAGCGTGAACGGTGAGGTCTATGCGCTGGACGCACGGACCGGCTGCACCTACTGGACTTTCTCGGCGCAGAGCGGCGTCCGGAGTGCCATGACGGTCGCCCGCTTGGCGGACGGCCGGCATGCACTCCTGTTCGGCGACTTCAACGCGAACGTCTACGCCCTCGATGCCGGGACCGGCGAGGAGATCTGGCGGCGGGACGTTGACGACCACTCGGGCGCCCGAATCACGGGAGCGCCAGTGCTCCACGAAGACCGGCTGTACGTGCCGGTGTCGTCACTGGAAGAAGTGCTGGCCGCGGACCCGGAGTACGCCTGCTGCACGTTCCGGGGAAGCGTTGTGGCGCTTGACGTCGACACGGGTGACGTGGCCTGGAAGACCTACACCATCGCCGAGACGCCAGCCCCACGCGGGCGCAACCCGGAGGGTGCGTTCCTGATGGGACCGGCCGGGGCCGCCGTCTGGTCGGCGCCGACCATCGACGCCCGGCGGCGACTCGTCTATGCGGCGACCGGCAACGCCTACACCGAGCCGGCCGCCGACACGAGCGATGCGATCATGGCGTTCGATCTCGATACCGGCGCCATCCGCTGGACCAGGCAGTTCACCCCGGGCGACGCGTTCATCATCTGCCGCCCCGGCAACCCGAACTGTCCGGAGGAGAGCGGCCCCGACTTCGACTTCGGTGCCTCGCCGGTACTCGTCACGATGTCCGACGGCCGGGAGCTGCTCGTCGTCGGGCAGAAGTCCGGCATCAGTTTCGGCCTCGATCCGGATCAGGACGGGGCCATCGCCTGGCAGTACCAGGTCGGACCAGGCAGTGCGCTCGGCGGCATCGAATGGGGCTTCGCGGTGGACGACGAGAAGGCGTACTTCGCCAACTCGGGCTTTCTGACGCCGGAGCCGGGCGGACTGGCCGCCGTGCGCCTCCGGACCGGCGAGCTGGTCTGGTATTCCGAACCGCACGCGCCGGTCTGCGACCAGTGCAGTCCGGCCCTCCTCGCGGCGATCACGGCGATTCCCGGCGTCGTCTTCTCCGGCGCCATGGACGGCCTGTTCCGCGCCTACGACGCCGACAACGGCGCGGTCCTCTGGGAATTCGACACCAACGGCGACCACGCCACGGTGAACGGCGTCCCGGCCAAAGGGGGGTCGATCAACGGGCCGGGCCCGGTCGTCGTCGACGGCATGGTTTACGTCAACTCCGGCTACGCCGCGTTCGGCGGCCGGGGCGGCAACGTCTTGCTGGCGTTCGGCGTCGACTGA
- a CDS encoding DEAD/DEAH box helicase has protein sequence MTAPTPLALQPPLAEPQDSLPEVSIEQLPENLRTAVGHPGWTSLMPVQARAIPYLLAGRDLVIQARTGSGKTAAFLLPMLERLDASRNRTQALVLVPTRELARQVQSDAEMLWEGSGLRSTAVYGGVGYEPQIKALREGVQLVVATPGRALDHLLRGAFSLKDLTTLVFDEADRMLSMGFYPDMKQVQTYLPGRPIHTTMFSATFPASVMKTSREFIAEPEFLTLSRDHVHVTDTEHVFYSVPPMDKDRALVRIIETENPSSAFIFCNTKQNVHYVTVVLQRFGYDADELSADRSQADRERILKRVREGKLRFLVATDVASRGLDIPELSHVIQYEPPEDAEDYVHRAGRTGRAGAAGTALSLVTEAEKLGLDQIAKRYGIEFQARPLPSDEDVAAVAAERLTTLLEARLRERDRLRAERSQRFVPLARQLAENEDESRIIAMLLDDYYQETLHAPSAEAGVERPDSMRLPPKKRTSDSSGPSDGRPRRRSRRSGRSRR, from the coding sequence TTGACCGCACCGACACCGTTAGCACTGCAGCCCCCTCTCGCAGAACCCCAGGATTCCCTTCCGGAAGTCTCAATAGAGCAGCTACCCGAGAACCTCCGCACCGCCGTAGGCCACCCGGGCTGGACCTCGCTGATGCCGGTTCAGGCGCGGGCGATCCCGTACCTGCTGGCGGGGCGCGACCTCGTGATTCAGGCACGCACGGGAAGCGGCAAGACGGCGGCGTTCCTTCTTCCGATGCTGGAACGGCTGGACGCTTCCCGGAATCGGACACAGGCCCTCGTGCTGGTGCCGACCCGTGAACTGGCACGCCAGGTCCAGTCGGACGCCGAGATGCTGTGGGAGGGCAGCGGCCTTCGCTCTACCGCCGTGTACGGGGGGGTCGGCTACGAGCCGCAGATCAAGGCGCTACGCGAGGGCGTGCAACTGGTGGTCGCGACACCCGGACGCGCGCTCGATCACCTGTTGCGCGGGGCCTTCTCGCTCAAGGATCTGACGACGCTCGTCTTCGACGAGGCGGACCGCATGCTGTCCATGGGGTTCTACCCCGACATGAAGCAGGTGCAGACGTACCTGCCGGGCAGACCGATCCACACCACCATGTTCTCCGCGACGTTCCCCGCATCGGTGATGAAAACGTCGCGCGAGTTCATTGCCGAGCCGGAGTTCCTCACCCTCAGCCGCGACCACGTTCACGTCACAGACACCGAGCACGTGTTCTACTCCGTCCCACCGATGGACAAGGACCGCGCGCTGGTCCGGATCATCGAGACGGAGAACCCGTCGTCGGCGTTCATCTTCTGCAACACGAAACAGAACGTTCACTACGTAACCGTCGTGTTGCAACGGTTCGGTTACGACGCGGACGAGTTAAGCGCGGATCGGTCGCAAGCCGACCGGGAACGAATCCTGAAGCGGGTGCGCGAGGGGAAGCTCCGCTTTCTCGTCGCGACCGATGTGGCGTCACGGGGGCTGGACATTCCGGAGCTGTCGCACGTCATCCAGTACGAGCCGCCAGAGGACGCCGAGGACTACGTCCACCGCGCGGGGCGGACCGGCCGGGCGGGAGCCGCCGGGACGGCCCTGTCACTCGTGACCGAGGCGGAGAAGCTGGGGCTCGATCAGATCGCGAAGCGGTACGGCATCGAGTTTCAGGCACGCCCCCTCCCGTCCGACGAGGATGTCGCGGCGGTAGCGGCCGAACGGTTGACGACGCTGCTCGAGGCGCGACTCCGCGAACGGGACCGGCTGCGGGCCGAACGGAGCCAGCGTTTTGTGCCGCTCGCACGCCAACTGGCCGAGAACGAGGATGAATCGCGGATCATCGCGATGTTGCTTGACGACTATTATCAGGAGACGCTGCACGCACCATCCGCCGAGGCGGGCGTGGAGCGGCCCGATTCGATGCGGCTTCCGCCGAAGAAGCGCACGTCGGATTCGTCCGGGCCGTCCGATGGGCGGCCGCGCCGCCGGTCGCGCCGCAGCGGGCGGTCCCGGCGCTAG
- a CDS encoding adenosylhomocysteinase, with translation MTTTAIETETTHPFETAALAGRVPFKVTDLGLAEQGRHEIRLAEQEMPGLMALRREHAGQRPLAGARVMGSLHMTVQTAVLIETLADLGADVRWASCNIFSTQDHAAAAVAVGRPETGGTAETPCGIPVFAWKGETLPEYWWCTNEAIVWPDGSGPSLVVDDGGDATLLIHRGYEFEQAGAIPAFDPSSEPEEWGVILDLLCEIAARDPRQWRRIGPAIRGVSEETTTGVHRLYEMMRDGTLLFPAINVNDSVTKSKFDNIYGCRHSLPDGLARATDVMLGGKVAVVCGYGEVGKGCAQSLRGQGCRVVITEIDPICALQAAMEGYQVVTLEEMLETADIFITSTGNRDIISAAQMNRMKDKAIVGNIGHFDNEIDMAGLKSFPGIDRIPIKPQYDEWRFPDGHSVLVLAEGRLLNLGCATGHPSFVMSASFTNQVLAQIALHRNEGEYEKQVYMLPKQLDEKVARLHLDALGVHLTEMTPEQAAYLGIPVDGPYKSDHYRY, from the coding sequence ATGACGACTACGGCCATCGAAACGGAAACTACACACCCCTTCGAGACGGCGGCCCTTGCCGGCCGCGTCCCATTCAAGGTGACGGACCTCGGCCTTGCCGAGCAGGGCCGGCATGAAATCCGCCTTGCCGAGCAGGAAATGCCCGGGTTGATGGCCCTCCGGCGCGAGCATGCGGGCCAGCGCCCGCTCGCCGGCGCAAGGGTGATGGGCAGCCTGCACATGACGGTGCAGACCGCCGTGCTGATCGAGACCCTCGCCGATCTGGGAGCCGACGTCCGCTGGGCGTCATGCAACATTTTCTCGACGCAGGATCACGCCGCCGCGGCGGTTGCGGTCGGGCGCCCCGAGACAGGCGGCACGGCAGAGACACCTTGCGGGATTCCGGTGTTCGCCTGGAAGGGAGAGACGCTCCCCGAGTACTGGTGGTGCACGAACGAGGCGATCGTCTGGCCCGACGGCAGCGGCCCGAGTCTCGTCGTCGACGACGGCGGCGACGCGACGCTCCTGATCCACAGGGGCTACGAGTTCGAGCAGGCGGGAGCAATCCCGGCCTTCGATCCGTCGTCCGAGCCGGAGGAATGGGGTGTCATTCTCGACCTGCTTTGCGAGATCGCGGCGCGCGACCCGCGGCAGTGGCGCCGCATCGGTCCCGCCATCCGGGGAGTCAGCGAGGAGACGACCACCGGCGTGCACCGTCTCTACGAGATGATGCGCGACGGCACGCTGCTCTTCCCGGCCATCAACGTCAACGATTCGGTCACCAAGAGCAAGTTCGACAACATCTACGGCTGCCGCCATTCGCTGCCGGACGGCCTCGCGCGCGCCACCGACGTCATGCTGGGCGGCAAGGTGGCGGTGGTCTGCGGCTACGGCGAGGTGGGGAAGGGTTGCGCCCAGTCGCTGCGCGGCCAGGGCTGCCGCGTCGTCATCACCGAAATCGACCCGATCTGCGCCCTGCAGGCGGCGATGGAAGGTTACCAGGTGGTGACGCTGGAGGAGATGCTGGAGACCGCCGACATCTTCATCACCTCTACCGGCAACCGCGACATCATCAGCGCCGCGCAGATGAACCGGATGAAGGACAAGGCGATCGTCGGCAACATCGGCCACTTCGACAACGAGATCGACATGGCCGGCCTGAAGTCGTTCCCCGGCATCGATCGGATCCCCATCAAGCCGCAGTACGACGAGTGGCGCTTCCCGGACGGCCACAGCGTCCTCGTCCTCGCGGAGGGGCGGCTGCTGAACCTCGGATGCGCCACCGGGCATCCAAGCTTCGTCATGTCGGCGTCATTCACTAACCAGGTGCTCGCGCAGATCGCCCTGCACCGGAACGAGGGTGAATACGAGAAGCAGGTCTACATGCTGCCGAAGCAGCTTGACGAGAAGGTGGCCCGCCTCCATCTCGACGCTCTCGGCGTGCACCTGACGGAGATGACGCCCGAGCAGGCCGCATACCTCGGGATTCCGGTCGACGGACCCTACAAGTCCGACCACTACCGCTACTAG